TTAATTGTAATGATGCAGAAAAGAGGGGACTATCGACTTCTGTTTGGTTGGCGACTCAAGAAAAGTTTTGTCGCGAGCGACAACAAACATTACCTTCTTACGGAAAAACAAATATCGACAAAGTATTGTTCTAGCTATCTTAGCATTAACTGCATCATGGACCAAGGTCAGAGATCAAATCAGGGTAACATGTCTCAACAATCATCTCCTCAGACGAGTAACACGCCGATGAATCTCTCGACGCCAACACTATCTGCTGCGACTCCTGTTTCAACGAGTCCGCAGCCTCAGCAAGGACAAGGACAGTTCCCGCATATTACACGTCAACAAGCACAACAATTGCTTATACAGTTTAATATAGAGAAGGAAGGTGCGCATAGTGCTGGAACACAAAGCCCCGAAGGTAGGGAGCACGTGAGAAAGGCTGAGAGGATCAAGGCCATTCTTATTAGTTATAATAGAAGACAGAAGATGCTTGCGGCCCAAAGGCAGCAACAACGAGAcgcagcagcagcaggaaCAACTGCTGTTACGGGAGGAATGCCACCTCAATCAATGGGTACTGCACAGCCTCTGCAGGGGGATACCCAACTCAACCGAATAGCCTCACAGAACCAGATTCATCCGGTTGGCAGCCAGGTTGGATCAACCATGCGTTCACCAATGGTTCAGATGCAGGGTTCTAGCGACAATCTATTTCAGAACAGTCAGGGAAGCCAGCAGGGTCATCCAGatatttcatcaatgacCCTTGTTCAACAGATGCTGATTCAGAAGCAACAACAGCTGGCCAAGTATCGGCAAGTAATGAAGCTGGCGGAACAGTTCAGAAATCAGTTACGGGCTATTGAAAGCAAGAAGAGCGAACCTAACATAGCACCAAATGTAATGGGCCAGCTTGATCAGAAAGAGCACGAGATAAAGACGCGGATGGATCAGTGCAGACACTATTCCCAGCAGATTTCCAGCCGACTTCGGCTTCTGCAACAGAAAATCCAACAACAGCAATCACAACAGCCTCAACAGTCTCAACAGCAATCGCAGTCTCAGCCTTCGAACTCTTCTCCTCAATCACAACAgcagtcttcttctcaacagTTCCAATCTCAACTGACTCCTCAGCAGAAACTGGCTTTGCAGCAACAAGTACttttccaaagaaaacgccagcagcagcagcaacaacaacaacaacaacagcagcagcaacagcaacagcaacagcaacagcaacagcagcagcagcagcaacaacaacaacaactgcaacaacagcagcagcagcagcaggcAATACAATCAAATGCACAGTCGCAAAGTCCTGTTCAAAATTCCACTGGTGGGCAGACACCTATTGGGACTCCATCGTCAGTTCAAACTCCTGGCTCCACTCTTTCTTCAGCTGCCTCAAAGATGGCAAAATTCAAGACACAGAGAAAAAATCAGATAAAAAAATCACAAGGAAGCAAAACGAAGATGGATAAAACACCAAGTATCCTTGATCAGAAGCAAAACGACACCCAGTCTGCCAATACTACCAGCACAACTATCACTAACGTAAATGCGGCAGCATCAAAGCCTATCACTACTCCTGCCGCCAGTACTGGCATGACTGCATCGCCATCAGGTAGTTATAGTACGAGACCGAGATTCCAGAACATTTCCATTcctgaagaattgaaagtGCCAACACCGGAACCTGCATCGGTTAAGCTGAACAACCGTCCTTCTCTTATCGGTGGAAATGCTATCGATGCTCCTGCATTGACCAATCCAACCATTGTGAGACCGCAACATTTTGATATagaaggtgaaagagtATTGAACAAGCGAAAACTTCGGGAATTGGTTCGGTACGTGGCctcagaagaaggtgatacAGAGGTGACAATCGACggagatgttgaagacTTACTTCTTGATCTGGCGGACGAGTTCGTCACCTCCGTGACTTCCTTCGCTTGCAGATTAGCAAAACATAGAAAATCAGACACGCTGGATGTCCGAGATGTGCAGTTGCACCTGGAAAGAAACTGGAATATCCGGATACCTGGCTACGCTGCCGATGAGATTCGTTCTACTAGGAAGTTCGTGTCAAATTCCGCTCACCACTCGAAAGTGAATGGGCTCTCGATCAACAAGAGTGTGAATCGGGGTAAATGAACGTGGTGATAAACTAAaaatatacatatatatatatatgtagGTATGTATTTATTTACTGTATTTAAAGAAATATATTGATCTTAAACTGCCAAATTTTCACTGTAATTAAACGATCACTTGATGTCCATCTTTTAACGAACCCATaattcatttttctttcggGTGCCCTTACAATGATTAAGAAGATAAGGAAATATGTACTTCCCAGCTCTCTAGTGGTGGATAGTTGCATAGTCTCGATAGATTTAGTGATACACATTTTGCTTTGGACAATTGGAAATCCTATTGCAACGACACTCTTGCTGACGACAGTAGAATTGTGTCATCTGCAATGTTGGCCGGCAGTGTACAAATACTGTTTGGCTGTTGATTTTATGTGGGTTGTTCGTGCCATTAATATGAAGttcagaagatgcagcTGCGAATTTGCCGATCCCGAACATCTAGTGGTGATGATAACGGGCGGATCGAAAGGATTGGGGCTTGAGCTAGTATCACAATGGATGAAAAGAGACAACTGCAAACATATAGTTGTATTAGATGTCTTTAAGTCGAAGGATCTTGAGCAATTAGAGTCGGAAAATGGCACAAAGTTGCACTTTTATTGCTGTGATATGGCTGATAGTCAAAGCGTAGACAAGACCTACGACGAAATATTTGCCAAATACAAGCGGATAGACGTATTAATCTGCAATTCTGGAGTTAGACAACGAGAGAGGTTTCTGAATACCAAAGAGGGAGAAATGAGAAGTATATTTGAAATTAACTACTTTTCTCACGTGAAACTAGTCAGAAAAGCCATCCATACATCATGTGAAGCGGCCTATCGACTACATATTGTTGTAGTTGCCTCAGTTCTTGGCTTCATAGCGCCAAAGACACTTTGCTACTACTCCGGCACAAAATCATGCCTAATTGATTTGATAGATTCTATAAGGCATGAGCTTCGCAGGTCCATCGCATTGAGTGTAGTGGCTCCCGGACAGTTATCCACGTCTATGTTTCAAGATGTTAAGATAGACAATCCGTTTCTTGCTCCTCTGGTCAACCACAAGAAACTTGCCATGAGAATTATGTCCATTATAGATGAAGGGTATAACGGATTATTTATGTATCCGTTCTACTGTCGCCTAGTACCCGCACTTAGGTGTATGCCGTTTGGGATCTATGAAGCACTAAGAAAGTATAGTAAGATGGACGATATTATATAATCAAATTTCTTTATCTTGTCTCTCCTCCTTGATTTGGAGGAACCGAATTGCGCCTGCTACAAACAAGCCCGAGAAGATGGTACCGAGCATAGCATAGCAACCCTCAGCGAATTTAGGAGCACTGCTGGCCTTATAGAATAATATACTCCAAAAGGAATTGACAACGCTACTCCACATATTCATGGAGGCTAAAACAATAGCTCTTTCCTCAAGATCGTTATAGCATACAACATTGGCCCATGCGAAAAATGCAGCTTGACCGGAGAAAGATATACCAGCTAGGTACTGAGCAGCAAATACGTAGGCAGGAGTAAGAGGTTtgcagagaagaagcacagTAGATACCAAAAGCGCTACCGTGATCCAGATGGCGACGTGCCAATGGTATTTGGCACCGGTAAGATCAACATAAATTGCGGTAAATAAAGTAGAGAGCACACCAATACCATAGATACCCATGGGATAGTTGTTCCTCTGTGAAATACTGTAACCTTGGTCCTGTAGCCATATAGCAAAAAGCGTGTTGGTGACGTATGATTCGTTTTCACCGCCAAAGACCCAGAGCAACGAGAAGAGCCACCAATGCCATCTTCCAAGGACCCTTTTAATGACACTCAGATCAAATTTAGTCTGTGGCTTAGGCGGCAATCGATCTATTGccagcttcttctcctcatcaCTAAAGAACAAAGAACTGGATCTACCTGAAATGTCGGGAAAGCACACAAATCCATAAATGCACACCGGAACAGTGATAAGGAAGTCAATAATAAATAGCCATCTCCAGCCTTCCAACCCGCATCGACCGTTCATACTTCTGTGAATAGATGTCTGCATAAAGCCAGAGAATATAGAACCCATCAAGCCCGAACTGGTAAAAATGGCAGTTCTTTTAGTAAGTTCCGTTTCTTTGTACCAGTTACCCAAGATGAACTGAGTACCACTGAAAGTGGAGGACTCGAATACAGCCTGAAAAAATCGAATGACGCAAAGCTGTTTGTAGTTAGTCACCTTGAACATGCTTAATGTCAAGAGTCCCCAGGCAGCCGAGCAGAAAGTAAGCCAATATCGTGGAGAGATTTTAAGCAAAGCAATATTGTTTGGAATCATTCCTACCACATAACCACAGGTAAAGGCAGTATTGATCACATTATATTGAAAGCCTTTCATGCCAAGATCCTCTTTCATGCCAGAAACGTAAGCATTGGCATAGTTGCTTCTGTCTAGATAGTTTGTCCAATAATTTAAGCACACAAACGATAAGACAAACCAGTCAATCTTGAGAAGTAGTTTCCTCTCCTTCGGATCCTCCGGTGGTCTTCCCCAAAACGCATTTCTAAGTTTGATAAGGGATGCAGTAGCCGTTGCCATGATTGAAAAACCGTATTATAGTTAAAACTTGATACACTGGAACTCTGCAAAGAGCTCTTTCACTCTAATATATTTAGTGGGGAACAGTTATCCAGGACCCCGTGAAGAGCGAGCAGAGTTAGGAACGA
The sequence above is a segment of the Brettanomyces nanus chromosome 4, complete sequence genome. Coding sequences within it:
- a CDS encoding uncharacterized protein (EggNog:ENOG41) translates to MNCEFADPEHLVVMITGGSKGLGLELVSQWMKRDNCKHIVVLDVFKSKDLEQLESENGTKLHFYCCDMADSQSVDKTYDEIFAKYKRIDVLICNSGVRQRERFLNTKEGEMRSIFEINYFSHVKLVRKAIHTSCEAAYRLHIVVVASVLGFIAPKTLCYYSGTKSCLIDLIDSIRHELRRSIALSVVAPGQLSTSMFQDVKIDNPFLAPLVNHKKLAMRIMSIIDEGYNGLFMYPFYCRLVPALRCMPFGIYEALRKYSKMDDII